Proteins encoded in a region of the Labeo rohita strain BAU-BD-2019 chromosome 22, IGBB_LRoh.1.0, whole genome shotgun sequence genome:
- the LOC127153902 gene encoding uncharacterized protein LOC127153902 isoform X12: protein MEIRYLQMLPVFLLINGVSLQDTVVGSIGGSAVLLCSSKEPQLTIQDVEVQWRHNNWNVYAIIKDKVAMEEQDAECRNRTESFPVEYVRGNFSLKLNNLQYSEGEYKCYISEDSIIQNIITVELLIKERATRQNSNEGTKPRPEMTVMISFVLCIGIIFSLAEF, encoded by the exons GTATTTACAAATGCTACCTGTGTTTCTGTTAATAAATGGAG TTTCTCTGCAGGACACCGTTGTGGGTTCCATTGGAGGATctgctgttttactgtgttCCTCAAAAGAACCTCAGCTTACAATTCAGGACGTAGAAGTGCAATGGAGACACAACAACTGGAATGTGTATGCCATTATAAAAGATAAAGTCGCTATGGAAGAACAGGATGCAGAGTGCAGGAACAGAACTGAAAGTTTCCCTGTGGAGTATGTGAGAGGAAACTTCTCACTCAAACTCAACAACCTTCAATACTCTGAAGGAGAATACAAGTGTTACATCTCAGAGGACTccataatacaaaatataataactgtTGAGCTTTTGATTAAAG AGAGAGCAACAAGACAAAACTCCAATGAAGGAACAAAACCAAGACCAGAGATGACTGTAATGATCAGTTTCGTTCTGTGTATTGGCATTATATTTTCACTGGCT GAGTTTTAA
- the LOC127153902 gene encoding ICOS ligand isoform X6 gives MEIRYLQMLPVFLLINGVSLQDTVVGFIGGSAVLLCSSKEPQLTIQDVEVQWRHNNWNVYAIIKDKVAMEEQDAEYRNRTESFPAEYVRGNFSLKLNNLQYSDEGEYKCYISEDSIIQNIITVELLIKERETRQNSNEGTKPRPEMTVMISFVLCIGIIFSLANSATGVFM, from the exons GTATTTACAAATGCTACCTGTGTTTCTGTTAATAAATGGAG TTTCTCTGCAGGACACTGTTGTGGGTTTCATTGGAGGATctgctgttttactgtgttCCTCAAAAGAACCTCAGCTTACAATTCAAGATGTAGAAGTGCAATGGAGACACAACAACTGGAATGTGTATGCCATTATAAAAGATAAAGTCGCTATGGAAGAACAGGATGCAGAGTACAGGAACAGAACTGAAAGTTTCCCTGCGGAGTATGTGAGAGGAAACTTCTCACTCAAACTCAACAACCTTCAATACTCTGATGAAGGAGAATACAAGTGTTACATCTCAGAGGACTccataatacaaaatataataactgtTGAGCTTTTGATTAAAG AgagagaaacaagacaaaactccAACGAAGGAACAAAACCAAGACCAGAGATGACTGTAATGATCAGTTTCGTTCTGTGTATTGGCATTATATTTTCACTGGCT AACTCTGCCACAGGAGTTTTTATGTAA
- the LOC127153902 gene encoding myelin-oligodendrocyte glycoprotein isoform X1 produces the protein MSVLQCDNEDVQQSLLQHVMKIAVCKKDDQEDFSIVLEGVQVMTGLGNLTRACTVLFGFTYALNLTYPKQLRNTFEAFQSLLELDVCRYLQMLPVFLLINGVSLQDTVVGFIGGSAVLLCSSKEPQLTIQDVEVQWRHNNWNVYAIIKDKVAMEEQDAEYRNRTESFPAEYVRGNFSLKLNNLQYSDEGEYKCYISEDSIIQNIITVELLIKERETRQNSNEGTKPRPEMTVMISFVLCIGIIFSLANSATGVFM, from the exons atgtcTGTTTTACAGTGTGACAATGAGGATGTGCAGCAAAGTCTACTGCAGCATGTAATGAAAATTGCTGTCTGCAAGAAGGATGACCAGGAGGACTTTAGCATTGTCTTGGAGGGTGTGCAAGTCATGACTGGCTTGGGAAATCTGACTAGAGCCTGCACAGTTCTTTTTGGATTCACATATGCACTAAACCTCACCTATCCCAAACAACTGAGGAACACGTTTGAGGCCTTTCAGTCGCTCTTGGAACTGGATGTTTGCAG GTATTTACAAATGCTACCTGTGTTTCTGTTAATAAATGGAG TTTCTCTGCAGGACACTGTTGTGGGTTTCATTGGAGGATctgctgttttactgtgttCCTCAAAAGAACCTCAGCTTACAATTCAAGATGTAGAAGTGCAATGGAGACACAACAACTGGAATGTGTATGCCATTATAAAAGATAAAGTCGCTATGGAAGAACAGGATGCAGAGTACAGGAACAGAACTGAAAGTTTCCCTGCGGAGTATGTGAGAGGAAACTTCTCACTCAAACTCAACAACCTTCAATACTCTGATGAAGGAGAATACAAGTGTTACATCTCAGAGGACTccataatacaaaatataataactgtTGAGCTTTTGATTAAAG AgagagaaacaagacaaaactccAACGAAGGAACAAAACCAAGACCAGAGATGACTGTAATGATCAGTTTCGTTCTGTGTATTGGCATTATATTTTCACTGGCT AACTCTGCCACAGGAGTTTTTATGTAA
- the LOC127153902 gene encoding myelin-oligodendrocyte glycoprotein isoform X2, whose amino-acid sequence MKIAVCKKDDQEDFSIVLEGVQVMTGLGNLTRACTVLFGFTYALNLTYPKQLRNTFEAFQSLLELDVCRYLQMLPVFLLINGVSLQDTVVGFIGGSAVLLCSSKEPQLTIQDVEVQWRHNNWNVYAIIKDKVAMEEQDAEYRNRTESFPAEYVRGNFSLKLNNLQYSDEGEYKCYISEDSIIQNIITVELLIKERETRQNSNEGTKPRPEMTVMISFVLCIGIIFSLANSATGVFM is encoded by the exons ATGAAAATTGCTGTCTGCAAGAAGGATGACCAGGAGGACTTTAGCATTGTCTTGGAGGGTGTGCAAGTCATGACTGGCTTGGGAAATCTGACTAGAGCCTGCACAGTTCTTTTTGGATTCACATATGCACTAAACCTCACCTATCCCAAACAACTGAGGAACACGTTTGAGGCCTTTCAGTCGCTCTTGGAACTGGATGTTTGCAG GTATTTACAAATGCTACCTGTGTTTCTGTTAATAAATGGAG TTTCTCTGCAGGACACTGTTGTGGGTTTCATTGGAGGATctgctgttttactgtgttCCTCAAAAGAACCTCAGCTTACAATTCAAGATGTAGAAGTGCAATGGAGACACAACAACTGGAATGTGTATGCCATTATAAAAGATAAAGTCGCTATGGAAGAACAGGATGCAGAGTACAGGAACAGAACTGAAAGTTTCCCTGCGGAGTATGTGAGAGGAAACTTCTCACTCAAACTCAACAACCTTCAATACTCTGATGAAGGAGAATACAAGTGTTACATCTCAGAGGACTccataatacaaaatataataactgtTGAGCTTTTGATTAAAG AgagagaaacaagacaaaactccAACGAAGGAACAAAACCAAGACCAGAGATGACTGTAATGATCAGTTTCGTTCTGTGTATTGGCATTATATTTTCACTGGCT AACTCTGCCACAGGAGTTTTTATGTAA
- the LOC127153902 gene encoding ICOS ligand isoform X5, whose translation MEIRYLQMLPVFLLINGVSLQDTVVGFIGGSAVLLCSSKEPLLTIQDVEVQWRHNNWNVYAIIKDKVAMEEQDAEYRNRTESFPAEYVRGNFSLKLNNLQYSDEGEYKCYISEDSIIKNIITVELLIKERETRQNSNEGTKPRPEMTVMISFVLCIGIIFSLANSATGVFM comes from the exons GTATTTACAAATGCTACCTGTGTTTCTGTTAATAAATGGAG TTTCTCTGCAGGACACTGTTGTAGGTTTCATTGGAGGATctgctgttttactgtgttCCTCAAAAGAACCTCTGCTTACAATTCAAGACGTAGAAGTGCAATGGAGACACAACAACTGGAATGTGTATGCCATTATAAAAGATAAAGTCGCTATGGAAGAACAGGATGCAGAGTACAGGAACAGAACTGAAAGTTTCCCTGCGGAGTATGTGAGAGGAAACTTCTCACTCAAACTCAACAACCTTCAATACTCTGATGAAGGAGAATACAAGTGTTACATCTCAGAGGActccataataaaaaatataataactgtTGAGCTTTTGATTAAAG AgagagaaacaagacaaaactccAACGAAGGAACAAAACCAAGACCAGAGATGACTGTAATGATCAGTTTCGTTCTGTGTATTGGCATTATATTTTCACTGGCT AACTCTGCCACAGGAGTTTTTATGTAA
- the LOC127153902 gene encoding uncharacterized protein LOC127153902 isoform X11, which yields MEIRYLQMLPVFLLINGVSLQDTVVGSIGGSAVLLCSSKEPQLTIQDVEVQWRHNNWNVYAIIKDKVAMEEQDAECRNRTESFPVEYVRGNFSLKLNNLQYSEGEYKCYISEDSIIQNIITVELLIKERATRQNSNEGTKPRPEMTVMISFVLCIGIIFSLANSATGVFM from the exons GTATTTACAAATGCTACCTGTGTTTCTGTTAATAAATGGAG TTTCTCTGCAGGACACCGTTGTGGGTTCCATTGGAGGATctgctgttttactgtgttCCTCAAAAGAACCTCAGCTTACAATTCAGGACGTAGAAGTGCAATGGAGACACAACAACTGGAATGTGTATGCCATTATAAAAGATAAAGTCGCTATGGAAGAACAGGATGCAGAGTGCAGGAACAGAACTGAAAGTTTCCCTGTGGAGTATGTGAGAGGAAACTTCTCACTCAAACTCAACAACCTTCAATACTCTGAAGGAGAATACAAGTGTTACATCTCAGAGGACTccataatacaaaatataataactgtTGAGCTTTTGATTAAAG AGAGAGCAACAAGACAAAACTCCAATGAAGGAACAAAACCAAGACCAGAGATGACTGTAATGATCAGTTTCGTTCTGTGTATTGGCATTATATTTTCACTGGCT AACTCTGCCACAGGAGTTTTTATGTAA
- the LOC127153902 gene encoding uncharacterized protein LOC127153902 isoform X10 codes for MEIRYLQMLPVFLLINGVSLQDTVVGSIGGSAVLLCSSKEPQLTIQDVEVQWRHNNWNVYAIIKDKVAMEEQDAECRNRTESFPVEYVRGNFSLKLNNLQYSEGEYKCYISEDSIIQNIITVELLIKERETRQNSNEGTKPRPEMTVMISFVLCIGIIFSLANSATGVFM; via the exons GTATTTACAAATGCTACCTGTGTTTCTGTTAATAAATGGAG TTTCTCTGCAGGACACCGTTGTGGGTTCCATTGGAGGATctgctgttttactgtgttCCTCAAAAGAACCTCAGCTTACAATTCAGGACGTAGAAGTGCAATGGAGACACAACAACTGGAATGTGTATGCCATTATAAAAGATAAAGTCGCTATGGAAGAACAGGATGCAGAGTGCAGGAACAGAACTGAAAGTTTCCCTGTGGAGTATGTGAGAGGAAACTTCTCACTCAAACTCAACAACCTTCAATACTCTGAAGGAGAATACAAGTGTTACATCTCAGAGGACTccataatacaaaatataataactgtTGAGCTTTTGATTAAAG AgagagaaacaagacaaaactccAACGAAGGAACAAAACCAAGACCAGAGATGACTGTAATGATCAGTTTCGTTCTGTGTATTGGCATTATATTTTCACTGGCT AACTCTGCCACAGGAGTTTTTATGTAA